The Anolis carolinensis isolate JA03-04 chromosome 1, rAnoCar3.1.pri, whole genome shotgun sequence genome window below encodes:
- the csrp3 gene encoding cysteine and glycine-rich protein 3 → MPNWGGGTKCGACDKTVYHAEEIQCNGRSFHKTCFHCMACRKALDSTTVAAHESEIYCKTCYGRKYGPKGIGYGQGAGCLSTDTGEHLGLDLQHSPKPARPSTPTNPSKFAKKFGDVEKCPRCGKSVYAAEKIMGGGKPWHKTCFRCAICGKSLESTNVTDKDGEIYCKVCYAKNFGPKGIGHGGLTQVERVE, encoded by the exons ATGCCAAACTGGGGAGGTGGCACCAAATGTGGTGCCTGTGACAAGACTGTCTACCATGCAGAGGAGATCCAGTGTAATGGGAGGAGTTTTCACAAGACATGTTTCCACTGCA TGGCTTGCCGAAAAGCTCTGGACAGTACAACGGTAGCAGCTCATGAGTCAGAAATCTATTGCAAAACTTGCTATGGGAGAAAATATGGCCCCAAAGGAATTGGCTATGGACAAGGCGCAGGCTGCCTCAGCACAGACACTGGAGAGCATCTGGGACTGGATCTGCAGCA CTCACCAAAACCAGCTCGTCCTTCCACTCCTACCAACCCTTCAAAGTTTGCCAAAAAGTTTGGTGATGTAGAGAAATGCCCTCGTTGCGGGAAGTCAGTATATGCAGCAGAGAAGATAATGGGAGGAGGAAAG CCTTGGCACAAAACATGCTTCCGATGTGCTATTTGTGGAAAGAGTCTAGAATCAACAAATGTTACAGACAAAGATGGAGAGATCTATTGTAAAG TTTGCTATGCAAAGAATTTTGGTCCTAAAGGAATTGGCCATGGTGGCCTCACTCAAGTTGAAAGGGTGGAGTAA